In Bacillus cereus ATCC 14579, a single window of DNA contains:
- a CDS encoding FecCD family ABC transporter permease, giving the protein MQKTNAVPVTILCIAPILILFTIILSILYGAKSIDAETVWNALFHFDSSDVNHNIIITSRLPRVVAALLVGAFLAISGALMQGMTRNYLASPSIMGVTDGAAFVITLSMIFLPGMSSIGMVVCSMIGSALGAGIVFGFGSLLQNGLSPVRLAIIGTVIGTFLSSVSAAMASYFQISQNVSFWFNAKLDQVDPNIIKITIPFGIIGIILALLISKSITILSLGEEVSINLGQRTKLVKAMAILSVIFLTGTAVALVGKVGFVGLIIPHITRFIIGVDYKWILPCAGVIGGVFLALCDVLSRFVNYPFETPIGVVTSLIGIPFFLYLIRTRGGERHA; this is encoded by the coding sequence ATGCAGAAAACAAATGCAGTACCAGTAACTATATTATGTATAGCACCCATACTCATCTTATTTACAATTATACTTTCGATTTTGTATGGGGCAAAAAGTATTGACGCTGAAACAGTGTGGAACGCATTATTTCATTTTGATTCAAGCGATGTAAATCATAATATTATTATTACTTCACGTTTACCAAGGGTAGTTGCAGCTCTTTTAGTCGGAGCATTTCTAGCCATATCAGGAGCACTTATGCAGGGGATGACAAGAAACTATCTTGCATCCCCTTCTATTATGGGTGTGACGGATGGCGCTGCCTTTGTTATTACACTTAGCATGATTTTTCTTCCGGGAATGTCATCAATTGGTATGGTTGTATGTTCAATGATTGGTTCTGCACTAGGAGCCGGTATCGTGTTTGGTTTTGGTTCGCTCCTTCAAAATGGCTTATCACCAGTTAGGTTAGCGATTATAGGAACAGTTATTGGAACATTTTTAAGTAGTGTATCGGCTGCAATGGCTTCGTATTTCCAAATTTCTCAAAATGTTAGTTTTTGGTTTAATGCAAAGTTAGATCAAGTAGATCCTAATATCATTAAAATCACGATACCGTTTGGGATAATTGGAATAATTTTAGCATTGTTAATATCAAAATCTATTACCATTCTTTCATTAGGCGAAGAGGTTTCTATTAATTTAGGGCAACGTACAAAACTAGTTAAAGCGATGGCAATTTTATCGGTAATTTTCTTAACAGGAACAGCAGTTGCTTTAGTGGGGAAAGTTGGTTTTGTAGGTTTAATTATTCCGCACATTACGCGCTTTATAATTGGGGTAGATTATAAGTGGATTTTGCCATGTGCAGGTGTTATTGGTGGCGTTTTCTTAGCGTTATGTGACGTTTTGAGTAGATTTGTAAACTATCCATTTGAAACACCTATTGGAGTCGTTACCTCTTTAATTGGAATTCCTTTCTTCCTTTATTTAATCCGTACTAGAGGAGGAGAGAGACATGCTTAA
- a CDS encoding iron-hydroxamate ABC transporter substrate-binding protein, with translation MNKKLFTLGMVTVLSVGLAACNSADKTSGEQKQQTKATETKKDEKRKITYLGKEYTVPAKVDKIATASLESMEDAAVLGIKPVGAITVGGKLPKYLEKELEGAKSVGEKMQPNFETLLQLKPDVITSSTKFPAETAEKFTKVAPTFPVSHVSTNWEDNLKLMGELTGKKDKAEKIIKDYNSDAEKAKAKLGDKLKDKKVLVIRLRANELFLYPEGVYFNPVIYKDLGLTAPEQLKTVKAQEKISFEKLAELNPDYIFLQYEASENKNPKVLEEIESNPIWQSMNAAKEKKVFVNVVDPMAQGGTAWSKTAFLKEAVKNLSK, from the coding sequence ATGAACAAGAAATTATTTACTTTAGGGATGGTTACAGTTTTAAGTGTAGGTTTAGCGGCATGTAATAGTGCGGATAAAACTTCAGGCGAGCAAAAACAACAGACAAAAGCTACGGAAACGAAAAAAGATGAAAAACGAAAAATCACATATTTAGGTAAAGAGTATACAGTGCCAGCAAAAGTAGATAAAATTGCGACAGCTAGTTTAGAGTCAATGGAAGATGCGGCAGTACTTGGAATTAAACCAGTTGGTGCCATTACTGTAGGTGGTAAATTACCAAAATATCTTGAAAAAGAGTTAGAAGGTGCTAAATCTGTTGGTGAGAAAATGCAACCCAATTTCGAAACATTACTACAATTAAAACCAGATGTTATTACATCGAGTACGAAATTCCCAGCAGAAACAGCTGAAAAGTTTACGAAAGTAGCTCCTACATTCCCGGTATCACACGTTTCAACAAATTGGGAAGATAACTTAAAGTTAATGGGAGAATTAACTGGTAAAAAAGATAAAGCCGAAAAAATTATTAAGGATTACAATTCGGACGCTGAAAAAGCAAAAGCAAAACTAGGAGATAAGTTAAAAGATAAAAAAGTACTTGTCATAAGACTAAGAGCAAACGAATTATTCCTATATCCAGAAGGAGTATACTTCAATCCTGTAATTTATAAAGATCTTGGACTAACTGCTCCAGAACAATTGAAAACTGTAAAAGCACAAGAGAAAATTTCATTTGAAAAACTTGCTGAACTTAACCCAGATTATATTTTCTTACAATATGAGGCAAGTGAAAATAAAAACCCGAAAGTGTTAGAAGAAATTGAAAGTAATCCAATTTGGCAAAGTATGAATGCTGCGAAGGAAAAGAAAGTATTTGTAAATGTTGTAGATCCAATGGCACAAGGTGGTACAGCTTGGAGTAAAACAGCATTCTTAAAAGAAGCCGTGAAAAATTTATCTAAATAA
- a CDS encoding exodeoxyribonuclease III, giving the protein MKLISWNVNGLRAVIAKGGFLEYLEESSADIFCLQEIKLQEGQIDLNLEGYYTYWNYAVKKGYSGTAIFSKKEPLSVTYGLGIEEHDQEGRLITLEFEDFYMITLYTPNSKRGLERLDYRMKWEDDFRSYIKRLDEKKPVIFCGDLNVAHKEIDLKNPKSNRENPGFSDEEREKFSCILEEGFIDTYRYLYPNQEGAYSWWSYRMGARAKNIGWRLDYFVVSEGMKDQITEAKINSEVMGSDHCPVELHINF; this is encoded by the coding sequence ATGAAGTTAATTTCATGGAATGTAAATGGTTTGCGAGCTGTTATCGCAAAAGGTGGATTTTTGGAATATCTTGAGGAATCAAGTGCTGACATATTTTGTCTACAAGAGATTAAATTACAAGAAGGGCAAATTGATTTAAATTTAGAGGGATATTATACATACTGGAATTATGCTGTGAAAAAAGGATATTCAGGAACTGCTATTTTTTCGAAAAAAGAACCGCTTTCAGTTACATATGGTTTAGGCATTGAAGAGCATGATCAAGAAGGGCGACTTATTACTTTAGAATTCGAAGATTTTTACATGATAACGTTATATACACCAAATTCAAAACGTGGATTAGAACGATTAGATTACAGAATGAAATGGGAAGATGATTTCAGGTCCTATATCAAACGATTAGATGAGAAGAAACCAGTTATTTTTTGTGGAGACTTAAATGTTGCTCATAAAGAAATCGATTTGAAAAATCCGAAAAGTAATCGTGAAAATCCTGGATTCTCTGATGAGGAACGAGAGAAATTTTCATGTATTTTAGAAGAAGGATTTATTGATACATATCGTTACCTTTATCCTAATCAAGAAGGTGCATACTCGTGGTGGTCGTATCGTATGGGCGCGAGAGCGAAAAATATCGGATGGCGTTTAGATTATTTTGTTGTTTCGGAAGGAATGAAAGACCAAATAACAGAAGCGAAAATTAATAGTGAAGTAATGGGGTCAGACCATTGTCCAGTTGAATTACATATAAATTTCTAA
- a CDS encoding bifunctional transcriptional activator/DNA repair enzyme AdaA gives MHNEGVTLTNEYWQAIIHNDSSYDSKFFYAVKSTGIFCRPSCKSRIPNRNNVRIFHHAEQALSENFRPCKRCKPNGITLPNEEWVEQIKDYIEKHYDESLTLDMLAEMCHGSPFHLQRTFKRIIGLTPIEYIQQFRVLKATEYLLHTNQSIKEISTAVGIENPEYFATLFKKKTGFTPTEYRKKNEMKEGYDNEFLQK, from the coding sequence ATGCACAATGAAGGAGTTACATTAACAAATGAGTATTGGCAAGCAATTATTCATAATGATTCTTCCTATGATAGCAAATTCTTTTATGCTGTGAAATCAACTGGAATCTTTTGCAGACCATCATGCAAATCAAGAATACCGAATAGAAACAATGTACGAATTTTTCATCATGCAGAGCAAGCATTAAGTGAGAACTTTCGCCCGTGCAAACGTTGTAAGCCAAATGGGATCACTTTACCTAATGAAGAGTGGGTAGAACAAATTAAAGACTATATCGAAAAGCATTATGACGAATCCTTAACTCTCGACATGCTTGCGGAAATGTGTCACGGTAGCCCTTTTCATTTACAACGTACTTTCAAAAGAATAATAGGGTTAACTCCTATAGAATATATACAACAATTCAGGGTTCTTAAAGCAACCGAATACCTTTTACACACAAATCAATCTATTAAAGAAATTAGTACTGCTGTCGGGATAGAAAACCCAGAGTATTTCGCAACTTTATTTAAAAAGAAAACCGGATTTACTCCTACTGAATATCGAAAAAAGAACGAAATGAAAGAGGGATACGATAATGAATTCCTACAAAAATAA
- a CDS encoding methylated-DNA--[protein]-cysteine S-methyltransferase has product MNSYKNNYIYWTLLTHKNWRFHIAATENGLCFIGSQDENFEELNIWARKKLPQHILTHSPGYLQIYTQEVIEYLENKRETFTFPIDAYGTNFQLSVWNTVREIPYGKTYSYTEIAERIQKPKAVRAVASAIAANPLLITIPCHRVIGKNGKLTGFRGGLEMKKKLLTLEKLQVEFI; this is encoded by the coding sequence ATGAATTCCTACAAAAATAATTATATATATTGGACGCTACTTACACATAAAAATTGGCGATTTCATATTGCTGCAACTGAAAATGGACTATGTTTCATTGGATCACAAGACGAAAACTTTGAAGAATTAAATATATGGGCTAGAAAAAAACTGCCCCAACATATATTGACCCATAGTCCAGGTTACTTGCAAATATATACGCAAGAAGTTATCGAGTATTTAGAAAACAAGCGAGAAACTTTTACATTTCCTATCGATGCTTATGGAACTAATTTTCAATTATCTGTTTGGAATACGGTACGTGAAATTCCTTATGGAAAGACATATTCTTATACAGAAATTGCTGAAAGAATTCAAAAACCTAAAGCTGTGCGCGCCGTTGCTTCTGCTATTGCTGCTAACCCTCTTCTTATTACCATTCCTTGTCACCGCGTTATTGGGAAGAATGGGAAACTAACCGGATTTAGGGGTGGATTAGAAATGAAGAAAAAATTGCTTACATTAGAAAAGTTGCAGGTGGAATTCATATGA
- a CDS encoding DNA glycosylase, whose amino-acid sequence MTAEYNSALSIAVPKEFCFQENLRYLSRSNNECMFHIEDNKIYKVIPVQDVNPLVEISVNTDGNIQIRCLEEPYTSEKSIREAVVNYVKEWFDLTTDLAPFYTLAKHDLLLQGPIEQYYGLRTLGIPDLFEALSWGIIGQQINLTYAYTLKRRLVEQFGSYVEWDDRKHWIFPSPETIANLHVENLQQLKMTTRKCEYLIGIAKLITERKLSKEDLLQTQDVKVAEKQLTAIHGIGPWTANYVLMRCLRFPSAFPIDDVGLHNAIKFITGSENKPTKNEIKDFAANWANWESYATFYLWRVLY is encoded by the coding sequence ATGACAGCAGAATATAATAGCGCATTATCTATAGCAGTTCCAAAAGAATTTTGTTTCCAAGAAAATTTACGTTATCTATCACGCTCTAACAATGAATGTATGTTCCATATTGAAGATAACAAAATTTATAAAGTTATCCCTGTTCAAGATGTAAATCCTTTAGTTGAAATTAGTGTGAATACAGATGGGAATATTCAAATACGTTGTTTAGAAGAACCATATACATCTGAAAAATCGATACGTGAAGCTGTAGTTAACTATGTAAAAGAATGGTTTGATTTAACTACTGATTTAGCCCCATTTTATACATTAGCTAAACATGATTTACTCCTTCAAGGACCAATTGAACAATATTATGGCCTTCGTACTTTAGGCATTCCAGACTTATTTGAGGCACTTTCCTGGGGAATTATCGGTCAACAAATTAACTTAACATATGCTTATACACTAAAAAGGAGATTAGTTGAGCAATTTGGAAGTTATGTAGAATGGGACGATAGAAAACATTGGATATTCCCATCACCTGAAACAATTGCAAATCTACATGTAGAAAATCTTCAACAATTAAAAATGACGACTAGAAAATGTGAATATTTAATCGGTATTGCGAAGCTTATTACAGAGAGAAAATTATCAAAAGAGGATTTACTGCAAACACAAGATGTAAAGGTTGCTGAGAAACAATTAACTGCTATCCATGGTATAGGACCATGGACTGCCAACTATGTTTTAATGCGTTGTTTAAGATTTCCTTCGGCTTTTCCAATTGATGATGTTGGTCTGCATAATGCAATTAAATTTATAACAGGTTCCGAAAATAAACCGACAAAAAATGAAATAAAAGATTTCGCGGCAAACTGGGCTAATTGGGAGTCTTATGCGACTTTTTATTTGTGGCGAGTACTATATTAA
- the pepT gene encoding peptidase T: MKQELIERFTRYVKIDTQSNEESHTVPTTPGQIEFGKLLVEELKEIGLTEVTMDDNGYVMATLPANTDKDVPVIGFLAHLDTATDFTGKNVKPQIHENFDGNAITLNEELNVVLTPEQFPELPSYKGHTIITTDGTTLLGADDKAGLTEIMVAMNHLIHNPQIKHGKIRVAFTPDEEIGRGPAHFDVEAFGASFAYTMDGGPLGGLEYESFNAAGAKLTFNGTNTHPGTAKNKMRNATKLAMEFNGYLPVEDAPEYTEGYEGFYHLLSLNGDVEQSKAYYIIRDFDRENFEARKNNVKNIVKTMQEKYGEDAVVLEMNDQYYNMLEKIEPVREIVDIAYEAMKSLDIEPNIHPIRGGTDGSQLSYMGLPTPNIFTGGENYHGKFEYVSVDTMEKAVQVIVEIARRFEEQA, translated from the coding sequence TTGAAACAAGAACTTATTGAAAGATTTACGAGATATGTAAAAATTGATACGCAATCAAATGAAGAAAGTCATACAGTACCAACAACACCAGGACAAATTGAGTTTGGTAAGTTATTAGTGGAAGAGCTAAAAGAAATTGGTTTAACAGAAGTAACGATGGATGATAATGGCTATGTAATGGCAACACTTCCAGCTAATACGGACAAGGATGTTCCTGTAATCGGATTTTTAGCCCATTTAGATACGGCAACAGACTTTACAGGGAAAAACGTCAAACCACAAATTCATGAAAATTTTGATGGTAATGCAATTACGTTAAATGAAGAGCTAAATGTTGTGTTAACACCAGAGCAGTTCCCGGAATTACCATCATATAAAGGACATACCATTATTACAACTGATGGTACAACACTTCTAGGAGCAGATGATAAAGCTGGTCTTACAGAAATTATGGTTGCAATGAACCATTTAATACATAATCCACAAATTAAGCACGGGAAAATAAGAGTAGCATTTACACCGGATGAAGAAATTGGTCGTGGGCCAGCGCATTTTGATGTAGAAGCGTTTGGTGCATCATTCGCTTATACGATGGATGGAGGTCCATTAGGTGGTTTAGAGTATGAAAGTTTTAATGCTGCAGGTGCTAAGTTAACGTTTAACGGAACGAATACACATCCTGGAACAGCAAAAAATAAAATGCGCAATGCTACTAAACTTGCTATGGAGTTTAATGGGTATTTACCAGTAGAAGATGCGCCAGAATATACAGAAGGCTATGAAGGATTCTATCATTTACTTTCTTTAAATGGTGATGTTGAGCAAAGTAAAGCATATTATATTATTCGAGACTTTGATCGTGAAAATTTTGAGGCACGTAAAAATAACGTTAAAAATATTGTGAAGACTATGCAAGAAAAATATGGCGAAGATGCAGTCGTTTTAGAAATGAATGATCAATACTATAACATGCTTGAAAAAATTGAACCGGTAAGAGAAATTGTTGATATTGCATATGAAGCAATGAAAAGTTTAGACATTGAACCAAATATTCATCCGATTCGCGGAGGCACAGATGGATCACAATTATCATATATGGGATTACCGACGCCGAATATTTTCACTGGTGGTGAAAACTATCACGGTAAATTTGAGTATGTTTCGGTAGATACTATGGAAAAAGCCGTTCAAGTTATTGTGGAAATTGCAAGACGTTTTGAGGAGCAAGCTTAA
- a CDS encoding histidine phosphatase family protein gives MSTYIYMVRHGESPKLEGNERMRGLTERGHMDARRVTDILKAERIDTFISSPYNRAMLTIEESANFHEKEIVVYENLKECMFSSEDQVISDKEVYPLVQKMFSNPDFARTEGESYADCQRRVVKVLKEILMDFRGCKIVIGTHGLVMTLMMNYFDKQYGFEFLMNTSKPDIYKMEFKEEQLMNVERLWKAE, from the coding sequence ATGAGCACATATATTTATATGGTTAGACATGGTGAATCACCAAAACTAGAAGGAAATGAAAGAATGCGTGGATTAACTGAGAGGGGACATATGGATGCCCGTAGAGTAACTGACATATTAAAAGCGGAGAGGATTGATACTTTTATTTCCAGTCCTTATAATCGGGCTATGCTAACGATAGAGGAGTCAGCTAATTTCCATGAAAAAGAAATAGTAGTATATGAAAATCTTAAAGAGTGTATGTTTTCAAGTGAGGATCAGGTTATATCAGACAAAGAGGTGTATCCACTTGTACAGAAGATGTTCTCTAATCCGGACTTTGCACGAACGGAAGGAGAGTCATATGCAGATTGCCAGAGAAGAGTAGTGAAAGTATTAAAAGAAATCTTAATGGATTTTCGAGGATGCAAAATTGTAATTGGTACACATGGGCTTGTCATGACATTAATGATGAACTATTTTGATAAACAATATGGTTTTGAATTTTTAATGAATACGTCAAAACCGGATATATATAAGATGGAATTTAAAGAAGAACAATTAATGAATGTAGAGAGATTATGGAAAGCTGAATAA
- a CDS encoding alpha/beta fold hydrolase, protein MIYRIKDAEIYYEIVGEGKPVIIIHGCAPDHRLMMKCMESVFQKYEGYKRIYIDLPGMGKSNAPNWINSSDRIVEVLITFIEEIISTEKFLLVGESYGGYLAKGILAKMFERVSGLLLVCPVVVAEPEKRILPDKQVIVQDEEFLNTLTSTEREEFCELAVIANEYTYKRFKEEIKPGLDVANYEFIERLQKNYSLTMDFQHEKYENPVLLLTGRQDISVGYQNIIEIIEEYPRATLAVLDMAGHNLQIEQPELFESLVGEWIRRTNQHSL, encoded by the coding sequence ATGATATATCGAATTAAAGATGCAGAAATATACTATGAAATTGTGGGAGAGGGTAAACCGGTCATTATCATACATGGCTGCGCCCCTGACCATAGGTTAATGATGAAATGTATGGAATCAGTATTTCAGAAATATGAAGGTTATAAGCGAATATATATTGATTTACCTGGAATGGGAAAATCGAATGCTCCAAATTGGATAAATAGTTCAGATCGTATAGTAGAAGTGCTTATCACATTTATTGAGGAAATCATTTCTACTGAAAAATTTTTATTGGTAGGAGAATCATATGGAGGCTATTTAGCCAAAGGTATACTTGCAAAGATGTTTGAGAGAGTTAGCGGATTACTATTAGTATGTCCTGTTGTTGTAGCGGAGCCAGAAAAAAGGATTCTTCCAGATAAACAGGTAATTGTACAAGATGAGGAATTTTTAAATACGCTCACTTCCACAGAAAGAGAGGAGTTTTGTGAGTTAGCTGTAATAGCAAATGAATATACATATAAGCGATTTAAAGAAGAAATTAAGCCTGGGTTAGATGTTGCTAATTATGAATTTATTGAAAGGTTGCAAAAGAATTACTCTCTTACTATGGATTTTCAGCATGAAAAATATGAAAATCCCGTTCTTTTACTGACTGGAAGACAAGATATATCAGTAGGTTATCAAAATATTATAGAAATTATTGAAGAATATCCAAGGGCAACATTAGCAGTGTTAGATATGGCAGGGCATAATTTGCAAATTGAGCAGCCTGAATTATTTGAGAGTTTAGTAGGAGAATGGATTAGACGAACAAATCAGCACAGTTTATAA
- a CDS encoding sensor domain-containing protein: protein MKLNKNLQLCILIGTLICYSIYFMFFYLFPTHFSNSDVRFASLVVEAITFVSLIYSIYSKKVSSNPFWICITIAIGSFLLGKIVYTYQDSFFEIPIHRFTVSDVFYMFFLFFCLIAFCYKILKECNKWEKAFFICDICIVLTSIFTLEWYLFNQPNLNIFALSLGDVFLSFLYPIADLLFLLLGVSLFFRPTIFNSKRKIYIFIFVLISSATFNYIYFYLNNHLSTETIILLRLLYRIPILLIAIAGSISEDHNSHRNYFLVNPIIGKKALVVFPYLAVAILIGFTLKEQTSSSTLITGNCITFIFVLIRHSIVRMQNNSLTKRLQAFNAQLEEKVTLRTSDLVHKSEALSQKQQKFKSLYEYHPDPIFTIDLNGIFLNVNKAGSVLLGAPTDELLGETCFSIILDEDKHKLALALEKVKQQESASLQLSSQYKDGFTYFLYVTIIPIIIDGQISGSYIMVKDITALKKQQEEIKYLAFHDTVTKIGNRAFFHKKLKRVIKNAEITESEFALLYLDLDRFKAINDTLGHSSGDYILEEVAKRFQSCLPSHTHLSRIGGDEFTIIIENYTDEDYLFQLCNQLFKCMKKSFIIHEHKLTLSLSIGIAIYPHSGIDTATLLKNANVAMYDAKAKELNSVSIYDDVIAKKIERRLRLEKDLPNALQNEELFLLYQPQVDSESNKIIGAEALIRWNHPELGIISPYEFIPIAEETLQIISIGKWTLEQACKQMKRWHALGYSHLKIGVNLSAKEFEQEDFVKSISSTLTNTGLPASSLDLELTERIAMMDERETLIKLRTLKSLGIHISIDDFGTGYSSLAYLPLYPIDTLKIPREFITMSETCDDGMEIIKTIITLANTLGMSVIAEGVETKEHVNFLQKNKCQFIQGYYYSKPIHIHAFTELLENGIHP, encoded by the coding sequence TTGAAATTAAATAAAAATTTACAATTATGTATATTAATCGGAACATTAATATGCTATTCAATCTATTTTATGTTTTTCTATCTGTTCCCTACTCATTTTTCAAATTCAGATGTACGCTTCGCTTCACTTGTCGTTGAAGCCATTACATTTGTATCACTGATTTACTCTATATACTCTAAAAAAGTCAGTTCAAATCCGTTTTGGATATGTATTACAATAGCAATTGGTAGTTTTTTATTAGGGAAAATAGTATATACATATCAAGATAGCTTCTTCGAAATTCCAATACATCGTTTTACGGTTTCTGATGTATTTTACATGTTTTTTCTATTTTTCTGTCTTATCGCTTTCTGCTATAAAATCTTAAAGGAATGCAATAAATGGGAAAAAGCGTTCTTTATTTGTGATATATGCATAGTGCTTACTTCCATATTTACATTAGAATGGTATTTATTTAATCAACCAAATTTAAATATATTCGCTCTTTCACTAGGAGATGTTTTCCTTTCATTTTTATACCCAATTGCAGATTTATTATTTCTACTGCTAGGTGTTAGTCTCTTTTTCCGTCCAACAATTTTTAATTCCAAACGGAAAATTTATATCTTTATTTTTGTATTAATAAGTTCTGCAACTTTTAACTATATTTATTTTTACTTAAATAACCACTTATCAACTGAAACGATAATATTATTACGTCTTTTATATAGAATACCTATATTACTTATTGCAATAGCTGGCTCTATTTCAGAAGATCATAATAGCCATAGAAATTATTTCCTTGTAAACCCTATAATAGGAAAAAAAGCTTTAGTTGTATTTCCCTATCTTGCTGTTGCAATACTAATCGGGTTTACATTAAAAGAACAAACATCATCTTCAACTCTCATTACAGGAAATTGTATTACTTTTATTTTCGTACTCATTCGTCATTCTATCGTACGTATGCAAAACAATTCCTTAACAAAACGTTTGCAGGCATTTAATGCCCAACTAGAAGAAAAAGTTACTTTACGGACTTCTGATTTAGTTCATAAATCAGAGGCTCTTTCTCAAAAACAACAAAAATTCAAATCATTATATGAATATCATCCTGACCCTATTTTCACCATTGATTTAAATGGAATATTCTTAAATGTAAATAAGGCTGGGAGTGTACTACTTGGAGCACCAACAGATGAGTTACTCGGTGAAACTTGTTTTTCGATTATTTTAGATGAAGATAAGCATAAGCTAGCATTGGCGTTAGAGAAAGTGAAACAACAAGAATCGGCATCCTTACAACTTAGTTCTCAATATAAAGATGGCTTTACTTATTTTTTATACGTTACAATCATTCCTATTATAATAGACGGACAAATTTCAGGAAGCTATATTATGGTGAAAGATATTACTGCACTAAAAAAACAGCAAGAAGAAATAAAATATTTAGCATTCCATGACACTGTAACGAAAATTGGTAACCGTGCCTTTTTCCATAAGAAATTAAAGAGAGTTATAAAAAATGCTGAAATAACAGAAAGCGAGTTTGCATTATTATATTTAGATTTAGATCGCTTTAAAGCAATTAACGATACACTTGGACATTCATCAGGAGACTACATATTAGAAGAAGTAGCAAAGCGCTTCCAATCATGTCTTCCATCACATACTCATCTTTCAAGAATCGGTGGCGATGAATTTACAATCATAATTGAAAACTATACTGACGAAGATTACTTATTCCAATTATGTAACCAATTATTTAAATGCATGAAAAAGTCATTTATCATACATGAGCATAAATTAACTTTATCACTGAGTATCGGCATCGCTATTTATCCACATTCCGGAATCGATACCGCTACACTTCTGAAAAACGCTAATGTTGCAATGTATGATGCAAAAGCAAAAGAACTTAACTCTGTATCTATTTATGACGATGTAATCGCTAAAAAAATTGAAAGACGATTGCGATTAGAAAAAGATTTACCAAACGCACTACAAAATGAAGAATTGTTCCTTTTGTATCAACCTCAAGTTGATAGTGAATCTAATAAAATTATCGGTGCAGAAGCTTTAATTAGGTGGAATCATCCTGAATTAGGTATTATTTCTCCATACGAGTTTATTCCGATTGCAGAAGAAACACTACAAATTATTTCAATAGGTAAATGGACATTAGAGCAGGCTTGTAAACAAATGAAACGTTGGCACGCACTCGGATATTCACATTTAAAAATAGGTGTAAATTTATCTGCTAAGGAATTTGAACAAGAGGATTTTGTAAAATCTATTTCTTCTACTTTAACAAATACAGGTTTACCAGCAAGCTCTCTTGATCTTGAATTAACAGAGCGAATTGCAATGATGGATGAGCGAGAAACATTGATAAAACTGCGTACACTAAAAAGTTTAGGGATTCACATTTCTATCGACGATTTTGGTACAGGTTATTCTTCGCTAGCCTACTTACCTTTGTATCCAATTGATACGTTAAAAATCCCGAGAGAATTTATTACAATGTCTGAAACATGTGATGATGGAATGGAAATTATTAAAACGATCATCACATTAGCAAATACATTAGGAATGTCTGTCATTGCTGAAGGTGTAGAAACGAAAGAGCACGTAAATTTCCTTCAAAAAAATAAATGTCAGTTTATTCAAGGTTATTATTACAGTAAACCTATTCATATTCATGCATTTACTGAGCTATTAGAAAACGGCATTCACCCATAG